From Methanomassiliicoccaceae archaeon:
TCCAGGAAGGATACACCGCAGGCATCCAGGAAGTAGGGGACCTGTACCAGGCGAAGAAACTGTTCCTGCCGCACATCATGTCGGCCGCCAACGCCATGAACGCGGGCGTGAACCTTCTCACCCCTGAGCTGGAGAAATCCGGAAAATCGGCGGGCGAAGGCCTCGGAAAGTTCCTGATATGCACCATCGAGGGAGACATA
This genomic window contains:
- a CDS encoding B12-binding domain-containing protein translates to MTQKDLNERAKKAVMAYDQKASVEVAKEAIAKKADLVNLIQEGYTAGIQEVGDLYQAKKLFLPHIMSAANAMNAGVNLLTPELEKSGKSAGEGLGKFLICTIEGDI